The Syntrophotalea acetylenivorans genome contains the following window.
GCCATCCTTGTTGAATCAGGAGGCAGTCGATTGCTTATTGACGCCGGACTGTCGGCTCGTGAAATCAATCGCCGACTGGAGTTGGTCGGGGTCGACGGGCACTCTCTTGATGCGGTTTTGGTGAGCCATGAACATGGTGATCACTGCCGGGGACTGGGGCCCATGGCGAGGCGTTATAAACTGCCGGTCTTTGTTCATCATAAAACTCGTTTGGCGTTGCGCAACCCGGGCCGCCTTGATGATTGTCGTGAATTTGATGATGGCAATACCCTGGTGTTTCAGGATGTGCAAATTGAAACGGTGCCCCTGACCCATGATGCCGTGGCTCCTGTCGGCTATCTTGTCGACACGCCTGCCGGCAAGGTCGGCGTACTGACCGACCTTGGCATGACCACTCGGCTGGTTGTAGAGCGCTATCGACACTGTCGGGTGCTGATTCTTGAGTTCAATCATGACCAACAGATGCTTATGGAGGGTCCTTATCCTTGGCATCTTAAGCAACGGATTCGCAGCAATCATGGCCATCTGTCCAATGAATCGGCCGCCGGCTTGCTGTCCGATCTGGTTTGGGACGGTCTTGAAGGGGTCTTCCTGGCCCATCTGAGTGATACCAATAATTGTCCGCAATTAGCCGAAGTTAGTGCTCGTCAGGTTCTGTCGGCCCAGAACAGCTGTAACCCCCAAGTAATGATCGGAACTCAAGCACAGCCCAGTAGCTGTTTCGTGGCCGAATAATCCAGGCCTTTTCTACTTATTGGCTGTCGTCTTGATTAATAATTAGTTGTTAAGGAGTATGATATGGCTTGGAGAATCGAAGTCGGATTGAAAAAAGGCGTGCGTGACGCCCGCGGCGAAAGGGTCCGCCGTGAGATCGCAGAACATCTTGGTATACATCTGGAAGGGGTTCGGACTATCGACGTCTATACCGTCGATGCCGAACTTACTGCCGAGCAGATCGAAGCGGCGGCCAGCGGCCCTTTCTCTGACCCTGTGATTCAACAAGTGGCTATTGATCGGCCCTTAGCTTCTGATTTTGACATGCTTGTCGAGGTGGGATATCGACCCGGTGTTACCGACAACGTCGGTCGTACTGCCGGCGAGGCATTGCAATACCTTACCGGAAGAGAGTTGGTAGCCGACGAGGGGGTTTATACATCGGTTCAATATCTCCTTAAAGGGCAGCTTGACCGAACTGTCACCGAACGTATTGCGTCGGGTTTTCTCGGTAACGGTCTCATTCAACGCTGGGAGATCATTTCTTCCAGTGAGTTTGATCACAGCAAAGGCGTGCCTGTCTCTGTCCCCAAAGTGGTCAGTACTGCCGAGCCCAAGGTTCAACAGATAGACCTTGCCGTGGCCGACGAAGAATTGCTCCGGATCAGCCGTGACGGTGTTTTGGCCCTTAACCTCGAAGAGATGCAGGAAATCCAGCGGTTTGCTGCCGATCCCGCTACTTCCGCAGAACGTGCCAAGGTCGGCCTTGGGGCTTCCTTGACCGATGTCGAGTTGGAAGCCTTGGCTCAAACCTGGAGCGAGCACTGCAAGCACAAGATTTTTGCCGCCAATATTGAATATGATGATGGCCAAGGCAATAGCGAAACCATCGACTCCTTGTTTAAAACCTATATCGTAGGCGCGACCCGTACCATCCGGGAGGCCATGGGTGACAAAGATATCTGTTTGTCAGTCTTTAAGGACAACGCCGGAGTTATTCGTTTCAATAACGAATGGAGCCTGGTGTTCAAAGTCGAGACGCATAATTCTCCGAGCGCTCTCGATCCCTACGGCGGTGCCTTGACCGGTATTGTTGGCGTTAACCGTGACCCCTTCGGTACCGGTATGGGGGCCCGGTTGATGTTCAATACCGATGTCTTCTGCTTCGCTTCCCCATTTTACGCCCATCCCCTGCCGCCGCGACTGCTCCATCCGCGCCGTATCTTTGAAGGGGTCGTTGAAGGAGTAGAGCATGGGGGCAATAAAAGCGGTGTTCCTACCGTCAACGGCTCTATTGTCTTTGATGACCGTTTTGCAGGGAAGCCTCTGGTCTACTGTGGGACGGCTGCCCTGATGCCCCTTGAGTTGCATGGTCAGCCTGGCCATGTGAAAAAGGCCCTGGCTGGCGACCGTATTGTCATGACGGGTGGTCGTATCGGCAAAGATGGCATCCACGGGGCTACTTTTTCATCCGAAGAGCTGCATGAGGGATCACCGGTTACTGCGGTACAGATCGGCGATCCCATTACCCAGCGACGGATGTTTGACTTTCTGCTGATTGCTCGCGATCGTGGCCTCTATCGCTCTATTACCGACAATGGAGCTGGTGGTTTGTCGAGTTCGGTGGGCGAGATGGCCGAGGATACCGGCGGTTTTGAAATGCATCTGGACCGGGCACCTCTTAAATACACCGGTTTGCAGCCCTGGGAAATTCTCATCTCCGAGGCCCAGGAGCGCATGACCCTGGCGGTACCGCCGGAAAAGATGGCAGAATTTATCGACCTGGCCAAGCAGATGGACGTGGAAGCTACCGATCTCGGTGAGTTTACCGATTCGGGTTACTACCACTGTTTATATGCCGGGAAGACCGTTTGTTATCTGCCCATGGACTTTATTCATGAAGGTGTCCCTCAGCTCCAGCTTAAGGCCCGCTGGGAAGACCGTGGTCACAAAGAGCCGGAAGTCGCTCAGCCCCTCGATATGAACGCCACTTTGCATAATCTGCTGGCGAGGCTCAATATCTGTTCCAAAGAGAGCGTGGTGCGGCGCTACGACCACGAGGTTCAGGGTGCTACGGTCCTTAAGCCGCTGGTCGGCGTGGA
Protein-coding sequences here:
- a CDS encoding MBL fold metallo-hydrolase — its product is MLASGSKGNAILVESGGSRLLIDAGLSAREINRRLELVGVDGHSLDAVLVSHEHGDHCRGLGPMARRYKLPVFVHHKTRLALRNPGRLDDCREFDDGNTLVFQDVQIETVPLTHDAVAPVGYLVDTPAGKVGVLTDLGMTTRLVVERYRHCRVLILEFNHDQQMLMEGPYPWHLKQRIRSNHGHLSNESAAGLLSDLVWDGLEGVFLAHLSDTNNCPQLAEVSARQVLSAQNSCNPQVMIGTQAQPSSCFVAE
- a CDS encoding phosphoribosylformylglycinamidine synthase subunit PurS; translation: MAWRIEVGLKKGVRDARGERVRREIAEHLGIHLEGVRTIDVYTVDAELTAEQIEAAASGPFSDPVIQQVAIDRPLASDFDMLVEVGYRPGVTDNVGRTAGEALQYLTGRELVADEGVYTSVQYLLKGQLDRTVTERIASGFLGNGLIQRWEIISSSEFDHSKGVPVSVPKVVSTAEPKVQQIDLAVADEELLRISRDGVLALNLEEMQEIQRFAADPATSAERAKVGLGASLTDVELEALAQTWSEHCKHKIFAANIEYDDGQGNSETIDSLFKTYIVGATRTIREAMGDKDICLSVFKDNAGVIRFNNEWSLVFKVETHNSPSALDPYGGALTGIVGVNRDPFGTGMGARLMFNTDVFCFASPFYAHPLPPRLLHPRRIFEGVVEGVEHGGNKSGVPTVNGSIVFDDRFAGKPLVYCGTAALMPLELHGQPGHVKKALAGDRIVMTGGRIGKDGIHGATFSSEELHEGSPVTAVQIGDPITQRRMFDFLLIARDRGLYRSITDNGAGGLSSSVGEMAEDTGGFEMHLDRAPLKYTGLQPWEILISEAQERMTLAVPPEKMAEFIDLAKQMDVEATDLGEFTDSGYYHCLYAGKTVCYLPMDFIHEGVPQLQLKARWEDRGHKEPEVAQPLDMNATLHNLLARLNICSKESVVRRYDHEVQGATVLKPLVGVENDGPADAPMIRPLPDSFEGIVTAHGICPRYSDIDTYHMMACAIDEGLRNYVAVGGNIDHVAGLDNFCWCDPVQSDRTPDGEYKAAQLVRANKALYDYCVAFNVPLVSGKDSMKNDYQIGDTKISIPPTVLFSVIGKTEDIRKGVTMDVKRPGDLVYLLGTTLDELGASEYYDMLGHLGANVPKVDAATALQRYRTLNRAQQEGLIASCHDLSDGGLGVALAEKAFAGGFGIRADLRKVKREEGIREDALLFSESQSRLLVTVRPANQQAFESLFNNQDVSLLGEVTEDQELRIVGLKGEVLVRSTIDDLKEAWQSPLREM